Part of the Acidobacteriota bacterium genome, AAAGACCACCCAGGCCGGGGCGTGCCAGCTCCTGGGTGGCGATGATCAGGTAGAAGAGGTCCGCCTCGATGCCGCCGTATTCCTCCGGGAAGCCCAGGGGAATCAGGCCGATCTCCGCCGCCTTGGGGTAGAGCTCGCGGGGGAACTCCCCGGCTTCGTCCCATTCCTGGGCATAAGGTTCGATCTCCTTGGCCACGAAGCTGCGCAGGCTGTCGCGAAAGGCCAGATGCTCTTCGGTATAGAAGG contains:
- a CDS encoding acyl-CoA dehydrogenase family protein, yielding MSPEHSPFYTEEHLAFRDSLRSFVAKEIEPYAQEWDEAGEFPRELYPKAAEIGLIPLGFPEEYGGIEADLFYLIIATQELARPGLGGLSASLMSHNIGTPPIVRAARPEVRERVVPGILAGEKISALAITEPGGGS